Proteins encoded by one window of Fusobacterium sp.:
- the murI gene encoding glutamate racemase: MKKNYNIGVFDSGVGGTTVLKRIIELLPNENIIYYGDNGNAPYGEKTTKEIQGFCLDIMDFFMMNNCKAVVIACNTATAASLELIKEKYTVPVIGVISPGAKSAVETSTNKCIGVLSTPFTAASNAYADEIAKYSKTAKVYQEGCPELCPMIEAGWETFADRETIIKNHLSKFPRNVDTVVLGCTHYPIAREDIARNFCGSIVDPAKETSVALYNILKNSDLLTDSDTKGKIDFFVSGDKEKFKKVAEQFLGFEIKALYKIEK; the protein is encoded by the coding sequence ATGAAAAAAAACTATAACATTGGAGTCTTCGACTCAGGAGTTGGAGGAACAACTGTATTAAAAAGAATTATTGAATTGTTACCTAATGAAAATATCATATATTATGGTGATAATGGCAATGCACCTTATGGAGAAAAAACAACTAAAGAGATTCAAGGATTTTGTTTAGATATTATGGATTTTTTCATGATGAATAATTGTAAAGCTGTTGTTATTGCTTGTAATACTGCAACAGCTGCTTCATTGGAATTGATAAAAGAAAAATATACAGTTCCTGTCATTGGTGTAATATCACCTGGAGCCAAATCAGCTGTAGAAACAAGTACAAATAAATGTATTGGAGTTTTATCTACTCCATTTACAGCTGCCTCAAATGCCTATGCTGATGAAATAGCTAAATATTCAAAGACAGCTAAAGTATATCAGGAAGGATGTCCAGAATTATGTCCTATGATAGAAGCAGGCTGGGAAACTTTTGCAGATAGAGAAACTATTATTAAAAATCATCTTTCTAAATTTCCTAGAAATGTTGATACAGTTGTTTTAGGATGTACACATTATCCTATAGCGAGAGAAGATATTGCCAGAAATTTCTGTGGAAGTATAGTTGATCCTGCAAAAGAAACTTCTGTTGCTCTTTACAATATCTTAAAAAATTCTGATCTTCTAACAGATTCTGATACTAAAGGAAAAATTGATTTCTTTGTTAGTGGAGATAAAGAAAAATTTAAAAAAGTGGCAGAACAATTTTTAGGATTCGAAATAAAAGCTCTTTACAAAATTGAAAAATAA
- the nhaC gene encoding Na+/H+ antiporter NhaC — protein sequence MKKKQVSLYYALLPVIFLVVTLFYAVQVAKLDVHIPIFISAIFAALVAKISGCATWNELEDGVVDTIKMSMRAILILIIIGMVIGSWILSGVVPTMIYYGLKIIEPSVFLPVTVIICSIVSLSTGSSWSTASTVGIALVGIGEGLGLPRPIIAGAIISGAYFGDKLSPMSDTTTLAPAMAGANLFDHIKHMLYTTIPSYILTLIGFVIIGLKKTAGGEVDTAQINEILNALTGAFKINPLLLLIPVFVIGMVIMKVPAIPGLFIGSLIGAATAMIVQDSGLKEALYSLHYGYVGHTGMPMVDELLTRGGLDSMMWTVSLILCAMTFGGIMEKSGMLGRIAQEILKFANTDGKLILSTILTPIFVNLVAGDQYLSIVIPGRMFKESYEERGLAAKNLSRALEDSGTMTSPLVPWNTCGAFMMGALGVGPWVYVPYCFFNLISPVLSIIYGFTGFTIEKIKKENK from the coding sequence ATGAAAAAGAAACAGGTATCACTTTATTATGCACTGCTGCCAGTTATATTTCTGGTAGTAACACTTTTTTACGCTGTTCAAGTTGCTAAACTTGATGTGCATATTCCAATTTTTATCTCAGCAATCTTTGCAGCATTAGTGGCAAAAATATCTGGATGTGCAACTTGGAATGAATTGGAAGATGGTGTAGTAGACACTATAAAAATGTCTATGAGAGCTATACTGATTTTAATAATAATAGGAATGGTAATAGGAAGCTGGATACTATCAGGAGTAGTTCCAACGATGATATATTATGGATTGAAAATAATAGAACCTTCTGTATTCTTGCCAGTAACAGTAATAATATGTTCTATAGTATCTTTATCTACTGGAAGCTCATGGAGTACTGCTTCTACAGTGGGAATAGCACTGGTAGGTATAGGAGAAGGGTTAGGTCTTCCCAGACCTATAATAGCAGGAGCTATTATCTCAGGAGCGTATTTTGGAGATAAGCTTTCACCTATGTCTGATACCACAACTTTAGCACCAGCAATGGCAGGGGCTAATTTATTTGATCATATAAAACATATGCTTTATACAACAATACCATCATATATTTTAACTTTGATTGGTTTTGTAATAATTGGACTTAAAAAAACAGCTGGAGGAGAAGTAGATACAGCTCAAATAAACGAAATCTTAAATGCTCTTACAGGAGCATTTAAAATAAATCCATTGCTTTTATTGATACCTGTATTTGTTATTGGAATGGTTATAATGAAAGTTCCTGCTATTCCAGGACTATTTATAGGATCGTTGATAGGGGCAGCTACAGCAATGATTGTACAAGATTCTGGTTTGAAAGAAGCACTTTATTCACTTCATTATGGATATGTAGGTCATACTGGAATGCCAATGGTAGATGAACTTCTTACAAGAGGAGGGCTGGATTCAATGATGTGGACAGTTTCTCTTATACTTTGTGCTATGACATTTGGTGGAATAATGGAAAAATCTGGAATGCTTGGAAGAATTGCACAAGAAATATTAAAATTTGCTAATACAGATGGAAAATTAATTCTTTCAACTATACTTACTCCTATATTTGTTAATTTAGTAGCTGGGGATCAATATCTTTCAATAGTTATACCTGGAAGAATGTTTAAAGAAAGCTATGAGGAAAGAGGATTGGCTGCAAAAAACCTTTCCAGAGCTTTAGAGGACTCTGGAACGATGACATCACCTCTTGTCCCTTGGAATACGTGTGGGGCTTTTATGATGGGGGCATTGGGAGTAGGTCCATGGGTATATGTTCCATACTGCTTTTTTAATCTTATTTCTCCTGTTTTATCAATAATATATGGATTTACAGGATTTACAATTGAAAAAATAAAAAAAGAAAATAAATAA
- the gltS gene encoding sodium/glutamate symporter: MFFEYKFNMAETLAIAAVLLCLGRWIKNKSEFLQKFFIPAPVVSGLIFSIFVFIGRQTNAFQFDFDLTLQNFLMIAFFTTVGFMASFKLLAQGGVGVAIFLVVATGLVICQDAIGVTLSKVLGMNPLFGLIVGSVPLTGGHGTAGAFGTTIEELGVVGARTAGFAAATYGLVMGCLIGGPVARRLMIKHNLKGEDNKAQDPDLKAEKVEVTEEKILNAVIIIAVAMGIGASIPPFVKAHTGWLIKGGLALPAYIGPMLVAAVLRNIADSIKKPLPMKEIDIVGSISLSVFLSMALMTMKLWELVELAIPMIIILAVQTIFVILYTYFITYNVMRLPFIATKYDAAVMVTGHCGFGMGATPTAIANMESFTSVNGFSTKAFFIVPLVGALFIDFTNAAVITFFINMFQ, translated from the coding sequence ATGTTTTTTGAGTACAAATTTAATATGGCCGAAACACTTGCCATAGCTGCAGTGTTACTTTGCTTGGGAAGATGGATAAAGAATAAAAGTGAATTCTTACAAAAATTCTTTATACCTGCACCTGTTGTTAGTGGATTAATTTTTTCTATTTTTGTTTTTATAGGACGTCAAACTAATGCATTTCAATTTGATTTTGATCTAACACTACAAAATTTCTTAATGATTGCATTCTTTACTACAGTTGGGTTTATGGCTAGCTTTAAGCTATTGGCTCAAGGGGGAGTTGGAGTTGCTATATTCTTAGTAGTTGCTACTGGATTGGTAATCTGCCAAGATGCAATTGGAGTTACATTATCTAAAGTTCTAGGAATGAATCCTTTATTTGGTCTTATAGTAGGATCTGTACCTCTTACAGGAGGACATGGTACTGCTGGAGCTTTCGGAACTACAATAGAAGAATTAGGGGTAGTCGGAGCAAGAACTGCTGGATTTGCAGCTGCTACTTATGGGCTTGTTATGGGATGTTTAATTGGTGGACCAGTTGCCAGAAGACTTATGATAAAACATAATTTAAAAGGTGAAGATAATAAAGCTCAAGATCCTGATTTAAAAGCTGAAAAAGTTGAAGTAACAGAAGAAAAAATATTGAATGCTGTTATTATCATAGCTGTTGCAATGGGAATTGGAGCTTCTATTCCACCATTTGTTAAAGCTCACACTGGATGGTTAATCAAGGGTGGTCTAGCTCTTCCAGCATATATTGGACCTATGCTTGTTGCTGCTGTACTAAGAAATATTGCTGATTCAATAAAAAAACCTCTTCCTATGAAAGAGATTGACATTGTTGGAAGCATATCTCTATCTGTATTCTTGTCAATGGCATTAATGACAATGAAACTATGGGAACTTGTAGAATTAGCTATCCCTATGATTATTATATTAGCTGTTCAAACAATATTTGTAATTCTTTACACTTACTTTATAACATACAATGTTATGAGACTTCCATTTATAGCAACTAAATATGATGCTGCTGTAATGGTTACAGGACATTGTGGATTTGGAATGGGAGCTACTCCAACAGCAATTGCTAATATGGAATCTTTTACATCTGTAAATGGTTTCTCTACAAAAGCTTTCTTTATTGTTCCTCTTGTAGGAGCACTATTTATAGACTTTACAAATGCTGCTGTAATAACTTTCTTTATAAACATGTTTCAATAA
- a CDS encoding YegS/Rv2252/BmrU family lipid kinase translates to MKKVKFIYNPFSGENEILKHLDTIIHLYQKQSLEIVPFRISLETPLENAFLTLDNDYDHILAAGGDGTINQIVNIIKNKNIDLPLAILPVGTANDFAKHIGMSSDIEESCKKILKGSPKSVDLGLANGKYFINVFSYGLFTDISQKTPTHLKNTIGKLAYYFNGIMELPTFKKMNISVESSEFNYDGSALIFFAFNGRTAGNINIAYKSEIDDGLLDIIIVKGETLTKTLTSLFQFLKSEHLEIPGSFIHFRTSEVKVSCKDSSIVTDIDGEPGPDFPLNISCIKNGIKIIY, encoded by the coding sequence ATGAAAAAAGTTAAATTTATCTACAACCCCTTTTCAGGTGAAAACGAAATTTTAAAACACCTTGATACTATAATTCATCTTTATCAAAAACAATCTTTAGAGATAGTTCCTTTCAGAATAAGTCTGGAAACTCCATTAGAAAATGCTTTTCTTACTTTAGATAATGACTATGACCACATATTAGCTGCTGGTGGAGATGGTACTATCAATCAAATTGTAAATATTATAAAAAACAAAAATATTGATCTACCTCTTGCTATCCTTCCTGTTGGAACAGCTAATGATTTTGCTAAACACATTGGAATGTCTTCTGATATAGAAGAGTCTTGTAAAAAGATTTTGAAAGGCTCTCCAAAAAGTGTAGATTTAGGTCTTGCTAATGGTAAATACTTTATTAATGTTTTCAGTTATGGTCTTTTTACAGATATTTCTCAAAAAACTCCTACTCATCTTAAAAATACTATTGGAAAGCTAGCATACTATTTTAATGGTATTATGGAACTTCCTACATTCAAAAAGATGAATATTTCTGTAGAATCTTCTGAATTTAACTATGATGGAAGTGCTCTTATATTTTTTGCATTTAATGGAAGAACAGCTGGAAATATCAATATTGCATATAAAAGTGAAATAGATGATGGCCTTTTGGATATAATAATTGTAAAAGGTGAAACACTTACAAAAACTCTCACATCTCTATTTCAATTTCTTAAGAGTGAGCATCTTGAAATTCCTGGAAGTTTTATTCATTTCAGAACTTCTGAAGTTAAAGTATCTTGTAAAGATAGCTCTATTGTTACTGACATTGATGGTGAACCTGGACCAGATTTTCCACTAAATATTTCCTGTATAAAAAATGGTATAAAAATAATTTATTAA